Proteins from one Kazachstania africana CBS 2517 chromosome 1, complete genome genomic window:
- the KAFR0A04410 gene encoding uncharacterized protein (similar to Saccharomyces cerevisiae ISW1 (YBR245C); ancestral locus Anc_6.161), whose amino-acid sequence MTTPEYWDQLKQFNHVKVPLESRKSKFLINHGDSKNMEQLKLDNTRKRFENLLSLSSLFRHFIEGKAAKDSKLKSILNSLDNHQTKSKKRKTEREEDEELLQDEENSDDNLQNVEFQFRESPAYVNGKLRSYQVQGLNWLVSLHNDGLAGILADEMGLGKTLQTVAFLGYLKYIENIDGPFLVIAPKSTLNNWLREINRWTPEVDAFVLQGDKEERQEMIKTKLLPCDFDIVIASYEIIIREKSAFKKFNWEYIVIDEAHRIKNEESMLSQVLREFTSKNRLLITGTPLQNNLHELWALLNFLLPDIFSNSQDFDEWFSSEGSNNEENQELIVKQLHTILQPFLLRRIKSDVETSLLPKKELNLYVGMSSMQKKWYRQILEKDIDAVNGSNGNKESKTRLLNIVMQLRKCCNHPYLFDGAEPGPPYTTDEHLVYNSAKLKVLDKLLTKMKMEGSRVLIFSQMSRLLDILEDYCFFRGYQYCRIDGSTDHEDRIRSIDEYNAPDSEKFLFLLTTRAGGLGINLTSADVVVLYDSDWNPQADLQAMDRAHRIGQKKQVKVFRFVTDNSVEEKILERATQKLKLDQLVIQQNRTSSKKESKTDNKDALLSMIQHGAADVFENNDSATSSTLGTPQPNGADATSPMSQKDTDPDVDLDSLLAKSEDKTKSLNAKYSSLGLDDLQKFNQDSAYEWDGKDFKKDVHKDIINPLMLNTTMRKRERKENYSIDNYYKDVLNTKKAPTPAQPRMPKPRSFASHQLQRPELKDLYEKERYWIAKKTNYQPSLEDVKTTYGDNLTDEEKQTKLDFMQKSVETAEPLTEEEEKQRREWESEGFSNWNKLEFRKFIALSGKYGRNSIRAIAMEMAPGKTLEEVRDYATAFWENYGRIEDHERYIKLIEADEEKIRKVKFQQDILRRKVSEYSNPFFDLKLKFPPSSSNKRIFSEEEDRFLLITLAKYGLERNDIYEVIRDEIRDCPLFELDFFFQSRNPVEIGRRIYTLLQCLEKEFTADSAASKNKIKQESSSETKEDTTSYKEASTSYKEASTGLKEESVSGFQEKDVSEPVSSNKRSNEAIESVVESGEKKIKKE is encoded by the coding sequence ACGATAATTTGCAAAACGTAGAATTCCAATTTAGAGAATCACCAGCATACGTTAATGGTAAATTGAGAAGTTATCAAGTTCAAGGTCTTAACTGGTTAGTTTCCCTACACAACGATGGTTTAGCTGGTATCCTTGCAGATGAGATGGGATTAGGTAAGACCTTACAGACTGTTGCTTTCCTAggatatttgaaatatattgagAATATTGATGGCCCTTTCTTGGTTATTGCTCCAAAGTCTACTCTAAATAACTGGCTAAGAGAAATCAATAGATGGACGCCAGAGGTTGATGCCTTTGTCTTACAGGGTGATAAAGAAGAGAGAcaagaaatgataaaaacTAAGCTTTTACCTTGTGATTTCGATATCGTTATTGCCTCCTATGAAATCATTATCAGAGAAAAATCAGcatttaagaaatttaattgGGAGTACATAGTGATTGATGAAGCTCATAGAATCAAGAATGAAGAGTCGATGTTGTCACAAGTCTTAAGAGAGTTCACCTCAAAAAACAGACTGTTAATTACCGGTACACCTTTACAAAACAATTTACATGAATTGTGGGCGTTGCTTAACTTTCTTTTACCTGATATCTTCTCCAATTCTCAAGATTTTGACGAGTGGTTTTCTTCTGAGGGAagtaataatgaagaaaatcaagAGCTTATCGTGAAACAGTTACATACAATTTTACAACCCTTCCTGTTGCGTAGAATCAAGAGTGATGTCGAAACATCATTATTACCGAAGAAAGAGTTGAATTTATATGTGGGTATGTCATCCATGCAAAAGAAATGGTACAGGCAAATTCTGGAAAAGGATATCGACGCTGTCAATGGCTCTAATGGTAATAAAGAATCGAAGACAAGGTTACTAAATATTGTCATGCAATTAAGAAAGTGTTGTAACCATCCTTATCTTTTTGATGGGGCAGAACCAGGACCACCTTATACTACTGACGAACATTTAGTTTATAATTCGGCAAAATTGAAGGTCCTTGATAAGTTGTTAAccaagatgaaaatggaaGGCTCAAGGGTATTAATTTTCAGTCAAATGTCAAGATTGTTAGATATTCTTGAAGattattgttttttcaGAGGATATCAATATTGCAGAATTGATGGTTCTACAGATCATGAAGATAGAATTAGatcaattgatgaatataATGCCCCAGATTCAGAAAAGTTTTTATTCCTCTTAACTACACGTGCAGGTGGTCTAGGCATTAACCTAACATCTGCTGATGTGGTAGTGCTTTATGATTCTGACTGGAATCCACAAGCAGACCTTCAAGCAATGGATAGAGCACATCGTATTGGACAGAAGAAACAAGTTAAAGTTTTCAGGTTCGTTACAGACAAttctgttgaagaaaaaattctaGAAAGAGCCactcaaaaattgaaacttGATCAATTGGTCATCCAACAGAACAGAACATCCTCTAAAAAAGAGTCAAAAACTGACAATAAGGACGCCTTATTGTCGATGATTCAGCACGGTGCTGCAGatgtttttgaaaacaatGATAGCGCAACATCAAGTACCTTAGGGACTCCTCAACCGAATGGTGCTGACGCTACAAGTCCTATGTCTCAAAAGGATACAGATCCCGATGTTGATTTGGATTCACTTTTAGCAAAATCAGAGGACAAGACAAAGTCATTAAATGCGAAATATTCCTCTCTAGGTCTTGATGACTTACAAAAGTTTAATCAAGATTCTGCTTATGAATGGGATGGtaaagatttcaagaaagatGTTCATAAGGATATCATCAATCCTTTAATGCTAAATACGACGATGAGAAAGCGTGAGCGTAAGGAAAATTATTCCATTGACAATTATTATAAGGATGTTTTAAATACCAAAAAGGCACCTACGCCTGCACAACCCAGAATGCCAAAGCCTAGGTCATTTGCTTCTCATCAATTACAACGTCCAGAATTGAAGGATCTGTACGAAAAGGAGCGCTATTGGATTGCGAAGAAGACTAACTACCAGCCATCATTGGAAGATGTCAAGACAACATATGGCGATAATTTGACTGATGAAGAGAAACAAACAAAACTGGATTTCATGCAAAAATCCGTTGAAACTGCAGAGCCTTTAactgaggaagaagagaaacaaAGACGTGAATGGGAGAGCGAAggattttcaaattggaaCAAGCTTGAATTCAGAAAGTTTATAGCACTATCTGGTAAATATGGTAGAAACTCTATTCGTGCTATAGCAATGGAGATGGCGCCTGGTAAGACTTTAGAGGAAGTACGCGATTATGCTACAGCTTTTTGGGAGAATTATGGGCGCATTGAAGATCATGAAAGGTACATTAAATTGATAGAAGCAGATGAGGAAAAAATCAGAAAGGTCAAATTTCAACAGGATATTTTACGTCGTAAAGTATCTGAGTATAGCaatccattttttgatttgaaactAAAATTCCCTCCTTCAAGCAGCAACAAGAGAATATTTTctgaggaagaagatagATTTTTACTGATTACGTTGGCAAAATACGGGttagaaagaaatgatatATACGAGGTGATTAGAGATGAGATCAGAGATTGTCCGTTGTTTGAAttagatttcttttttcaaagtagAAATCCTGTAGAAATTGGCAGAAGAATTTATACCTTATTACAGTGTTTGGAAAAGGAATTTACCGCCGATTCTGCAGCGAGTAAGAATAAGATTAAACAGGAGAGCTCGTCAGAAACTAAAGAAGATACTACTAGTTATAAGGAAGCCTCTACTAGTTACAAGGAAGCCTCTACTGGGCTCAAGGAAGAATCAGTGAGTGGCTTTCAGGAAAAAGATGTGTCGGAACCAGTTTCAAGTAATAAGAGATCTAACGAAGCCATCGAAAGCGTGGTAGAATCTGGCGaaaagaagatcaaaaaaGAATAG
- the SEH1 gene encoding Seh1p (similar to Saccharomyces cerevisiae SEH1 (YGL100W); ancestral locus Anc_6.159), with translation MRPFDTGHEDLIHDVAYDFYGRHVATCSSDQHIKVFKLNKETSQWELNDSWKAHDSSIVSIDWAAPEYGRIIASASYDKTVKLWEENLDQDECSGRRWNKLCTLNDSNGSLYSVKFAPAHMGLKLACIGNDGVLRMYDALEPSDLRSWTLTSEIKVLPSPPANHLQSDFSLSWCPSRFSTQKIAVCVLEQALIYQKGKDNKFHVAARLPGHKGLIRSISWAPSIGRWYQLIATGCKDGKIRIYKITEKLKDNQTSSSVSNDELNNPDQQDNNNNNNNNYNNTNLNENDIDKNALQSILEVELLSEHDDHQSEVWSVSWNLTGTILSSTGDDGKVRLWKSTYSNEFKCMSVISAQQ, from the coding sequence ATGAGACCATTCGATACGGGCCATGAAGATCTAATTCATGATGTTGCTTATGATTTTTATGGTAGACATGTAGCTACCTGCTCTTCAGATCAGCATATCAAAGTATTTAAACTGAATAAAGAAACTAGTCAGTGGGAATTGAACGATTCATGGAAGGCTCACGATAGCAGCATTGTCTCCATCGACTGGGCAGCACCAGAATATGGTAGAATCATTGCATCTGCTTCATATGATAAGACAGTAAAATTGTGggaagaaaatttagatCAGGATGAGTGTTCCGGTCGTCGTTGGAATAAATTATGCACTTTAAATGATTCCAACGGTTCTTTATACTCTGTCAAATTTGCTCCGGCTCATATGGGCTTAAAGTTAGCTTGTATAGGTAATGATGGGGTATTGAGAATGTATGATGCATTAGAACCATCAGATTTAAGATCATGGACCTTAACTAGTGAAATCAAAGTATTGCCATCGCCACCAGCTAACCATTTACAGTCAGATTTTAGTTTATCGTGGTGTCCATCAAGATTTTCTACTCAAAAAATTGCTGTGTGTGTCCTGGAACAGGCTTTGATCTATCAAAAGggtaaagataataaattcCATGTAGCTGCAAGATTACCTGGTCATAAGGGATTGATTAGAAGTATCAGTTGGGCACCTTCAATTGGTAGATGGTATCAATTGATTGCCACAGGTTGTAAAGATGGTAAAATTCGTATATACAAAATAACTGAAAAACTAAAGGACAATCAAACGTCATCTTCGGTTTCAAATGATGAGTTAAATAACCCAGATCAGCaggataataataataataataataacaactATAATAACACGAAtcttaatgaaaatgatattgataaaaatgctCTGCAATCTATCCTAGAAGTTGAATTGCTGAGCGAGCATGATGACCACCAAAGCGAAGTTTGGTCTGTCTCGTGGAACTTAACGGGTACCATTTTAAGTAGTACGGGTGATGACGGTAAAGTACGTCTCTGGAAGTCAACTTACTccaatgaattcaaatgtATGTCTGTAATTAGTGCACAACAATAG
- the KAFR0A04430 gene encoding HD domain-containing protein (similar to Saccharomyces cerevisiae YBR242W and YGL101W; ancestral locus Anc_6.157), with amino-acid sequence MTDNLWNPEDHIPLHIKESLSKLSPNYVLAFFNLVQSLKLQKRTGWLNNNISNPESISDHMYRMGIMSAILKTPNVNTDKCVKISLVHDIAESIVGDITPFDVKIDKEEKHYRELSTIKYICNGLIKPYNTTAAQEILDCWLDYEDERSLEGSLVRDLDKFEMLVQCFEYEKSHNKQMDSFYDCVPVIKNQEVIQWTAQLLNERSKYFNI; translated from the coding sequence ATGACGGACAACTTGTGGAACCCAGAAGATCATATCCCACTCCATATCAAAGAGAGCCTCTCTAAACTATCTCCAAATTACGTGCTTgcattcttcaatttaGTGCAAAGTTTGAAATTGCAAAAGAGAACCGGTTGGCTAAACAACAATATATCGAATCCTGAGTCCATCTCAGATCACATGTATAGAATGGGTATCATGTCTGCCATCCTCAAGACCCCAAACGTCAATACAGATAAGTGTGTTAAGATCTCGTTAGTCCATGACATCGCAGAATCAATTGTAGGTGATATAACGCCTTTTGATGTCAAGATcgataaagaagaaaagcaTTATAGAGAACTGAGCactataaaatatatatgcaACGGACTTATAAAACCATACAATACTACTGCGGCACAGGAAATCCTCGACTGCTGGTTAGATTACGAAGATGAAAGATCATTAGAGGGTTCCCTTGTAAGAGATCTCGATAAATTCGAAATGTTGGTGCAGTGTTTTGAGTATGAAAAATCACATAACAAGCAAATGGACTCCTTCTATGATTGCGTACCAGTCATCAAGAACCAAGAAGTGATTCAGTGGACGGCACAGCTACTCAATGAAAGaagtaaatatttcaatatttaa
- the MLC1 gene encoding Mlc1p (similar to Saccharomyces cerevisiae MLC1 (YGL106W); ancestral locus Anc_6.151): MSIVKNNKDIFTLFDKKGQGSISKEQFGDYLRAIGYNPTNEQVKNILASHSSDQLSLDEINEIVSLNINELEATTQYKSDDFIKAFQIFDKENTGKVTVGDLRYMLTGLGEKLSDEEVDELLKGVEVDSDGGIDYKKFIDDILRQ, translated from the coding sequence ATGTCAATTGTAAAGAACAACAAGGATATATTCACGTTATTTGACAAGAAAGGTCAAGGTTCTATCTCCAAAGAACAATTCGGAGATTATCTCAGAGCCATAGGTTACAATCCAACAAACGAACAGGTAAAGAACATATTGGCCAGTCACTCCAGTGATCAATTATCATTAGATGAGATCAATGAGATTGTTTCTTTGAACATCAACGAGTTAGAAGCCACGACACAATACAAATCTGATGATTTCATAAAAGCCTTCCAAATTTTCGATAAAGAGAATACTGGTAAAGTCACCGTTGGGGATTTAAGGTATATGCTTACTGGTTTAGGTGAAAAGTTGAGCGATGAAGAAGTCGACGAACTCTTGAAAGGTGTCGAAGTGGACAGTGACGGTGGCATAGattacaaaaaattcattgatgaTATCCTAAGACAATAA
- the RMD9 gene encoding Rmd9p (similar to Saccharomyces cerevisiae YBR238C and RMD9 (YGL107C); ancestral locus Anc_6.150), translating into MLGRLYKDSHLLKTSYRLYFRPIPNNSTRNPPLWKRFNSTESTTRDSKPQSKNSSDLKNLQAFIDSRLNLKKNFKFEDPIDSSHPNFHKFNAFDDIVHQTLSSSKINNFNRNDQQTNRLMKRSPLFWDSVTKAMDLYNELALEHDNKLSSSRVSALINLLHNGLRINRNQLIKLNKKPDYDSKSFNFEISNFLQGAILKISNDLIAGNINGISEYGLMHLLTSLKEMGLIDRAIALWKFGLVNENLTQIFLQPKCVGVILPLLYETNTYTFEDCQKLYELSSKNVDYYHPNLMCGMISTCLMANENVKALDIYSKLCEIATERQYNYLCDAHLSFIGYCKDSKISEKFLDKAMANEMPYRVNLKVSFVNLFLQNMPLNDENEFDELIRVWKKIINYYHDMNVNIGVLSSLNNTFFEIFFKYCLNDKITGFSKLSSVIDSYNKTLSIDEPFLNIILTKSLIWYDADVIQFIHKNYTLFNIPETIITKRILLKSMAVIECPNIETEILSRWGELIAKLDEMGNTYLANADWAALRDATLTWAQTNQVEKKEDAINRIILYLRVAKTYKPYCRDSRQFLNITEGYARNFENMQKYLAMLDTLEPIEIPELHSLRSDDRII; encoded by the coding sequence ATGCTGGGAAGGTTGTATAAAGATAGTCATCTATTAAAGACGAGCTACCGTCTCTATTTTAGACCTATTCCAAATAATTCAACAAGGAATCCCCCTCTTTGGAAAAGATTTAATTCCACTGAATCAACCACCAGGGATTCGAAACCACaatccaaaaattcatcagatttaaaaaatttacaagCATTCATAGACAGCAGACtcaatttaaagaaaaatttcaaattcgaAGACCCAATTGATTCATCCCATCCCAATTTCCATAAATTTAATGCTTTCGATGATATTGTCCATCAaactttatcttcttcaaagataaataatttcaatagaAATGATCAACAGACAAATAGACTGATGAAGAGAAGTCCCTTGTTTTGGGATTCTGTAACAAAGGCAATGGATCTATACAATGAACTCGCATTAGAACATGAcaataaattatcttcaaGTAGAGTATCAGcattaattaatttattacatAATGGTCTAAGGATAAATAGAAATCAACTCATTAAATTGAACAAGAAGCCAGATTAcgattcaaaatcattcaattttgaaatttctaattttcttcaaggtgcaatattaaaaattagTAACGATTTAATCGCTGGAAATATTAATGGTATCAGTGAATATGGGTTAATGCATCTATTGacatcattgaaagaaatggGATTAATAGATCGAGCAATCGCCCTCTGGAAATTCGGTTTagttaatgaaaatttgacGCAAATCTTCCTACAACCAAAATGCGTAGGTGTCATATTACCATTATTGTATGAAACAAATACATATACATTCGAAGATTGTCAGAAACTTTACGAATTGAGTTCCAAGAATGTAGATTATTATCATCCAAATTTAATGTGTGGTATGATTTCCACATGTCTAATGGCTAATGAAAATGTGAAGGCACTAGACATTTACTCAAAATTATGTGAAATTGCCACAGAAAGACAATATAATTACCTATGTGATGCACACTTATCATTTATTGGCTATTGTAAAGATTCTAaaatatctgaaaaattcttaGATAAAGCCATGGCCAATGAAATGCCATATAGagtaaatttgaaagtatcATTTGTGAATCTTTTCTTGCAAAATATGCCTctaaatgatgaaaatgaatttgatgagTTGATCAGagtttggaaaaaaattatcaattacTACCACGACATGAACGTTAATATTGGTGTATTATCCTCATTAAACAAcacattttttgaaatttttttcaaatactGTTTAAATGATAAGATAACAGGATTCAGTAAGTTATCCAGTGTCATTGATAGCTACAATAAGACACTTTCCATTGATGAACCATTtttaaatataattttaacCAAGTCTCTAATTTGGTATGATGCAGAtgttattcaatttattcataaaaattatactttattcaatattccAGAAACTATTATTACAAAGAGAATACTACTAAAATCAATGGCTGTCATTGAATGTCCAAATATAGAAACTGAAATATTGTCTAGATGGGGGGAACTGATTGcaaaattagatgaaatgGGTAATACATATTTGGCCAATGCAGATTGGGCCGCTTTGAGAGATGCTACTCTGACATGGGCGCAAACTAACCAGgttgaaaagaaagaagatgcAATCAACAGAATTATTCTATATTTAAGGGTTGCCAAAACTTACAAACCTTACTGTCGTGACTCAAGACAATTTTTAAACATTACAGAGGGTTATGCTAGAAATTTCGAAAACATGCAAAAATACCTAGCCATGTTAGATACATTAGAGCCCATAGAAATACCCGAACTCCATTCTTTGAGGTCGGATGATCGCATTATCTAG
- the KAFR0A04460 gene encoding uncharacterized protein (similar to Saccharomyces cerevisiae YGL108C; ancestral locus Anc_6.149): MGVCSSKVETSPTVQQTTVRPTGQTARRNTKTTQKSSTAKQSSRKPHSSRLDEGIVQDEKLPPKEAARLAAERRLKENDDELRKGELGKKLAQQRHKNYRR, from the coding sequence atgggGGTTTGCTCAAGTAAGGTCGAAACTAGTCCAACTGTCCAGCAAACTACGGTACGTCCAACGGGGCAAACAGCCCGACGTAATACGAAGACTACACAAAAGAGTTCAACGGCAAAGCAAAGTTCGAGAAAGCCGCATTCATCTCGACTTGACGAAGGAATTGTACAGGATGAAAAGCTTCCCCCTAAAGAAGCTGCTAGGTTAGCTGCAGAAAGGCGATTGAAAGAAAACGACGATGAACTAAGAAAAGGTGAACTGGGTAAAAAATTAGCTCAGCAGCGCCACAAAAATTATCGTAGATAG
- the CUE3 gene encoding Cue3p (similar to Saccharomyces cerevisiae CUE3 (YGL110C); ancestral locus Anc_6.145), whose protein sequence is MSLLRRTRILTIDGDTDKLHLPIVKFPPFKLRGQLIEKDPVVWVHLLETYITFLKFFVYQDSINLENLDESTHDHFIIFVKSYIDEISNEEGKLLSLGMNSDVATNLDTMKKLMLQIIKNCGLSFLQIFGETLWNLVKLYVNLDPDTIKLLIGGSWQPRIQSASKLQPSKGTDIQNYLKSLIENNKFTRIDLKALQSLVANDEDFVESNFLNAKWFEILESLWGQGHKLSSTFARQLAITTVISVSSDSLAEFINKDLRIENDIEDLKLYPLLGSVLLSQGFTKRKQEVLTKIRILNIATMEQSGTGVNPIGNGFEVNDEDVDSLSDLFPDLSRYQIVQLLQRYDSNIELITNLLFEDPSIIEGIPREEPEKQMIATEKSKLIVQKKTEADATQITKKHVPDEIRNKTLTRALKLLYQNDEDERDDTYDEAEAATTDLSVKVGSLSDNEEGVGVTEQKEDANANFNTTYDKVEGILWNLLKENKTIFARSERGSKFRKQLKSQTNWSDEQIEGWARMLEKSPQRARILEEKFMFRGNVRTGKTSYVKNREEGRSPPPRKEDRPIQPNRESNNSKKKNSAETSITEKKKKFARNEKNKASRANHNRKSGHDKKLQH, encoded by the coding sequence ATGTCCCTATTAAGAAGAACCAGAATTTTAACCATCGATGGTGATACTGACAAACTGCATTTACCAATTGTCAAGTTCCCTCCTTTCAAGCTACGAGGACAactaattgaaaaagatcCAGTCGTCTGGGTACATTTATTAGAAACCTATataacatttttgaaattttttgtttatcaGGACTCTATAAACctagaaaatttggatGAATCGACTCATGATcattttataatatttgtCAAGTCCtatattgatgaaatttccaATGAAGAAGGGAAACTTTTGAGTTTAGGAATGAACAGTGATGTTGCTACGAACTTAGACACAATGAAAAAACTAATGTTACAAATTATAAAGAATTGTGGTTTGagttttcttcaaatatttggcGAGACACTCTGGAATTTGGTAAAACTATATGTCAACTTAGATCCTGATACGATTAAACTGCTAATTGGCGGCAGTTGGCAACCTAGAATTCAAAGCGCATCAAAATTACAGCCGAGTAAAGGTACTGATATTCAGAATTATTTAAAATCTCTGATAGAGAACAATAAGTTTACTAGGATTGATTTGAAGGCATTACAATCATTGGTCGctaatgatgaagattttgtaGAATCCAATTTTCTAAATGCAAAGTGGTTCGAAATCTTAGAATCTTTATGGGGCCAAGGACACAAACTAAGTAGTACTTTTGCGAGACAATTAGCTATTACTACGGTCATTTCAGTCTCTAGTGATTCCTTAGCTGAGTTCATTAATAAAGATTTACGCATTGAAAACgatattgaagatttaaagCTGTATCCTTTGTTAGGGTCGGTCTTACTGAGTCAAGGTTTCACTAAAAGAAAGCAAGAGGTTTTAACCAAAATAAGGATCTTAAATATCGCTACTATGGAACAATCTGGTACTGGAGTTAATCCAATTGGTAACGGATTCGAAGttaatgatgaagacgTTGACTCTTTGAGTGATTTGTTCCCTGACTTATCTAGATAtcaaattgttcaattATTACAACGTTATGACAGTAATATTGAACTAATAACAAATTTACTATTCGAGGATCCTTCAATAATAGAGGGCATTCCTAGGGAAGAGCCAGAAAAGCAAATGATAGCAACagaaaaatccaaattgATCGTACAGAAGAAAACCGAAGCAGACGCTACACAAATTACTAAAAAACATGTTCCTGATGAGATAAGGAATAAAACTTTAACAAGAGCCCTAAAATTACTATATCagaatgatgaagatgaaagagACGACACTTATGACGAAGCAGAAGCTGCTACTACTGACCTGTCAGTCAAAGTTGGTTCTTTATCGGACAATGAAGAAGGTGTTGGTGTGACGGAACAAAAAGAGGATGCGAATGCCAATTTCAACACCACCTATGATAAGGTAGAAGGTATTTTATGGAATTTacttaaagaaaataaaacaatttttgcaaGAAGTGAGAGGGGTAGCAAGTTTAGAAAACAGCTCAAGAGCCAAACAAACTGGTCTGATGAACAAATTGAAGGTTGGGCACGTATGCTTGAAAAGTCCCCACAAAGAGCAAGAATCTTGGAAGAGAAGTTCATGTTTAGAGGCAATGTTAGGACAGGTAAGACATCCTATGTCAAGAACAGAGAAGAGGGTAGAAGCCCGCCTCCCAGAAAGGAGGATAGACCCATTCAACCTAATAGAGAGAGTAACAATtctaagaagaagaactcGGCAGAAACGTCGATAActgagaagaaaaagaagtttGCAAGGAATGAGAAGAATAAAGCATCTAGGGCAAATCACAATCGTAAAAGTGGGCACGACAAGAAGTTACAACATTAG
- the ARC40 gene encoding Arc40p (similar to Saccharomyces cerevisiae ARC40 (YBR234C); ancestral locus Anc_6.143) translates to MSADRSVQSIFKLTKAPIYSHCFSADKSILAITHENECLIYRMNDSSQPQLVGTLKNHDKTVTAVDISVHGRIITCSQDRNAYVWEPLSDGTYKPTLVLLRINRAATAVQWAPNGYKFAVGSSARIIAVCYYEHENNWWVSKHIKKPIKSTINCVSWHSNGVLLAAGGTDGYMRVFSGFIKGLDTKESVANSPWGDKFPFGSLVREAYQGAYIHDVQWRSNVEQVAYVAHDGTLNILDANNNVSSINAPDGLPFKTLLWINDNEILCGGYSRHPVLFSRASNGWKFAKDLDKGSGSAEQEPAVTSNGEDEEENQTFGISALRKFKELDLKGKVSTNTKESAHDNAIAGFVPFVESNGHVQQVSSCGLDGKVVTYNI, encoded by the coding sequence ATGTCTGCTGATAGATCAGttcaatcaattttcaaattaacAAAAGCACCAATTTATTCTCACTGTTTCAGTGCGGATAAGTCAATTCTGGCAATTACTCATGAAAACGAATGTTTAATTTACAGAATGAATGACTCTTCTCAGCCTCAATTGGTCGGTACTTTGAAGAATCATGACAAGACCGTCACTGCTGTTGATATTTCAGTTCATGGCCGTATTATTACGTGTTCTCAAGATCGTAATGCGTACGTTTGGGAGCCTTTAAGTGATGGTACCTACAAACCAACTTTAGTTCTTTTACGTATTAATAGAGCAGCAACTGCCGTTCAATGGGCGCCAAATGGTTACAAATTTGCTGTTGGGTCTAGTGCAAGGATTATTGCGGTATGTTATTACGAACATGAGAATAATTGGTGGGTTTCTAAGCATATCAAGAAGCCAATTAAATCGACTATTAACTGCGTGTCTTGGCATTCAAACGGTGTTTTATTGGCTGCAGGTGGTACTGACGGCTATATGAGAGTCTTTTCTGGTTTCATTAAGGGTTTGGACACCAAAGAGTCTGTAGCCAATTCTCCGTGGGGTGATAAGTTTCCTTTTGGTTCTTTAGTCAGAGAAGCATATCAAGGTGCTTACATTCATGATGTTCAATGGCGTAGCAACGTCGAACAAGTTGCTTACGTGGCACATGATGGTactttgaatattttagATGCCAATAACAATGTTTCTTCTATCAATGCTCCTGATGGATTACCATTCAAGACATTATTATGGATCAATGATAATGAGATCCTTTGTGGTGGTTATTCGCGTCACCCAGTCCTATTTTCTAGGGCTTCTAATGGTTGGAAGTTTGCAAAGGACTTGGATAAGGGATCTGGTAGCGCAGAGCAAGAACCAGCTGTAACTTCAAATGGtgaagatgaggaagaaaacCAAACATTTGGCATTTCTGCCCTAAGAAAGTTCAAAGAATTGGATTTGAAAGGTAAAGTAAGCACAAACACTAAGGAAAGTGCACATGACAATGCAATTGCTGGATTTGTTCCATTTGTTGAATCTAATGGACATGTCCAGCAAGTCTCGTCCTGTGGTCTAGACGGTAAAGTCGTTACTTATAATATTTGA